The nucleotide sequence TTCGCAGATAATGACTGGCTTTTTATTTTTTACGGAATTTTTGAAAAAAAAGAACATCTCTATACATCCTGCTATCAGCATCGAATATATCATCAAATGTTTTTTTATTGCGTTTAGTTTGGTAACTAATCGATTTTTTCTCGCTACAACCAGCCCGCATTGTGTAGCGGTTTTCATGCACCTGCATTGCATACGCAAAAGCCCGCCATTTCTGGCGGGCCGTAGCATCATTGATCCTTTTTAGATCATGCGAACAGAGACATGCGCACTCATAAATCACAAAATCATCTGTTCAGGCTGGCATCCGTACAGTTCAGCCAGCTTTTGACGGGTTTTCTTCTGCGGGCGGGAGTCTTTGGCTTCCCACTGAGAAACCGCTGATTGCGTCGTACCCAGTCGTTCCGCCACATCGTACTGCGACAGCCCGCGGTAAACGCGCCAGGCGGCCAGCAGGCTGATATCGTCACGAAACATAATGTTGACCACCTCATTTGGCACGGTTTCATCATCATGCCCATCAGCGGTATAAGGAATGGATTCGTACCCGCTCTCATCATTGGAGAGCAGGCTTTCGTACACATCTATCGGTAATACCACGAATTGCGGTTTACCGTTCACATCATTGATATATTGCGGTTTTGACATATTTTTTATCCGGGTTTCTATGAGTCGCGGTCGTCTTATGTCATTGAGGAAACGTGTAGTTTTCCCTGCCTGATTAATAGGTTGTTGACGTTCTGCGCTTAACTTCTTTGATTTCACAGATCACCGGTTCACCTTTAATGATTTGGAAAATGATCCGGTAGTCGCCAACCCTCATCCTGAACATACTTTCTTTCCCCTTCAATGGGACGATATCCAACCTGACAGCAGGGAAATTCTCCAGTTCAGTCACCTTTTCACTTATGGCGTTCTGATATCGCTTGTCGATGGTCAGACGTTGTTTCAGCGCTTTCCTTGACCAGATCACCTTTACCATCTGTTTCCTCAGTTTTTAAAGAGCATATCCCTTTTGATAAGTTAATAATAAGATAAAGTATTAATTCCTGCAATTTTTCTTATTATCTTATCATTCAGTTTATAGCAACATAGAATTTGGTCACATTCATGAAAAGAAAGCCGCTTTCGGTCATCTTTTGCCCATCTCGTTGCTAACATGTAGCGGCAACGCCAGTCGCTGGATCTCTATGTTGCTGATATCTCACCGATTGAGTGGGTGAAATCGACAATACTGGCGTGCTGTTCGTCTCCCACCTCAGCTATTCCACATCCTGCACGGCGGTATCGGTGATAAGCGATGCCTGCCGGGCGTCGGCGCATTTCTCCCACCAGGCCGGCGTCGCCGTCGGCGCCCCCAGTGTGACGACTTCCCCCAGCATCGGCATGATGATTGGTAACTGCCGTTCCCGCGCCAACTGGCTGCTGCGGCGCACCGGGTCGGCCCAGTCGTGAAACGCCAGCGCGAACATCCCCCAGTGAACTGGCATAAACAGGCGGGCGCGCAGGTCCTGCGCCGCCTGCACGGTCTGTTCCGGGTGCATGTGCGAATCCGGCCAGCGGTGGTTGTACTGGCCGTTTTCCACAAACGCCAGAGAGAACGGGCCGAAGCGTTCGCCGATATGGCGGAAGTGCTCGCCATAACCGGAATCGCCGCTGAAAAAAAGTCGCTCCCGTTGCCCCTGAATCACCCAGGACGCCCACAGCGTGGTGTTGCGGCCGGACAGGCTGCGGCCGGAAAAGTGGTGCGACGGCGTGGCGGTAAACGTGATGCCGTTAAGCGTATGGGACTGATACCAATCCAGCTCCTGGATCCGCTGTGCCGCAATGCCCCATTTTTTCAGGTGTTCGCCTACTTTCAGCGGGGCGATAAAGCGGGTCGCGGTGTCGCGGAAGGCGCGAATGGTCTGTTCGTCGAGATGGTCGTAGTGGTCGTGCGACAGCAGAATAATGTCGATATCCGGCAGCGCTTCGCGCGCTAGCGCCGGCGGCTGAAAACGGCGGAACATAAAGCTGAACGGTGAGACGCTGGCGGAAAACACCGGGTCTATCAGGATGCGGGTGTCATCCAGATTGAGCAGCAGGGTCGAGTGTCCGAACCAGATAAATTTGAGACGTTCGTCGGCAGCGAGAAACGCCTGAAGGTCAGGCGATTGCGTCGGTAGCCGTTGGTCCGGTACGCGCCCCTTGCGTTGAAAACCGAGCCGCCAGATCAACGACAGGGTTTGCCATAGGCTCATCCGCGGCGCCGTCGACGGCTGCGGGTTGAAAAAACGCCCGGTTTCGGGGGAATAATGCTTCGCTTGCGGGTCCGCCATAAGGCCTCCGGATCAGTGTCACAGAACTGTGCTACAGGTTATATCAGCGCATGCGTCTTGATGTGGTGCCAAAAGCGGCAGGATTCAAGCGCCACCTCCTGCTTTCGCCTTGCGCTTAACGAGCGTGCGCTCGCCCACCGTTAGCGGCGCAACGCCATGCGTTTCGGGCCAGTGGTTTATCAGCAATGCGGTTTTGTTGTCAGTGTGTTGCGGCATTGCCATGTTGTAAACGGTAATGCTGTAAACGGTAATATTGGAAACGGTAATGCCGGAAACGCCGTGTAGCCGGTCTGTCGATTAAATAAACACATTTATCGTTATGTATTTAATTACATAGCGATAATCAAGCGGCAAATACCCATAAAGAGGGTGAATACACGATTAAAACCGTAATTTTTGATTTTGCTCAAAATCTCCTCGCGGCGTGTTGTTAGATTTCCCGCAACAAAAAAGACACATAAAATTTATAGGGAAAAGCATGCAAGTTAATCGAAGGGGCTTTTTTAAAGTCTGCGCCGGGGGAATGGCCGGGACCACACTCGCGGTTTTAGGGTTTACGCCAACGGAAGCGATGGCCTCGGTCCGCCAGTACAAGCTGCTGCGAGCGAAAGAAACACGCAATAACTGCACTTACTGTTCCGTCGGTTGCGGGCTGCTGATGTACAGCCTGGGCGACGGGGCGAAAAACGCCAAACCCGCTATCTTTCACATCGAAGGGGACCCGGATCACCCAGTCAGCCGCGGTTCTTTATGCCCGAAAGGCGCCGGTCTGGTGGACTATATCCACAGCGAAGGCCGCCTGAAATACCCGGAATACCGCGCGCCCGGTTCGGATAAATGGCAACGCATCAGTTGGGACGACGCCATTGAGCGCATTGCCCGCCTGATGAAAAAAGACCGCGACGCCAATTTCGAGCGCCTCAACGCCAAAGGCGCGCTGGTCAACCGCTGGCTGACCACCGGGATGCTGTGCTCGTCTGCTGCCAGTAATGAAACCGGCGTTCTTGACCAGAAGTTCGCCCGTTCGCTGGGGATGGTCGCCATCGATTGTCAGGCGCGTCTGTGCCACGGTCCGACCGTAGCCGCGCTGGCGCCGACCTTCGGGCGCGGGGCGATGACCAACAACTGGGTGGATATCAAAAACGCCAACGTGATCATCGTGATGGGCGGCAACGCGGCGGAAGCGCACCCGGTCGGCTTCAAATGGGCGGTGGAAGCGAAAACCCACAACGACGCCAAACTGATTGTGGTCGATCCGCGCTTTAACCGCTCTGCCGCCGTGGCTGACCTGTACGCGCCGATCCGCGCCGGCTCTGACGCCGCTTTCCTGCTGGGTGTTGTCAACTATTTGATTACCCACGACAAGATTCACCACGAGTATGTGAAGTCCTATACCAGCGCCAGTCTGATCGTGCGTGAGGATTTCAGCTTCGACGAGGGGTTGTTCAGCGGCTATAACAGCCAGACTCATCAGTATGACAAGAGCAGCTGGCAGTATGAGCTGGGCGCAGACGGTTTCGCCAAACGGGACATGACCCTGAGCCACCCGCGCTGCGTGTGGAACCTGCTGAAAAAACATGTGGCTCGCTACACGCCGGAAATGGTGACCTCGCTGTGCGGCACGCCGGCGAAAGCCTATGAAGAGATTTGCCAGTCGCTGGCCAGCACCTGCGTACCGAACAAAACCGCGACCTTCATGTACGCGCTGGGCTGGACGCATCACACCAACGGCGCGCAGATTATCCGCGCGGCGGCGATGATCCAACTGCTGCTGGGCAACATCGGCATGGCGGGCGGCGGCATCAACGCGCTGCGCGGCCACTCCAACATTCAGGGCTATACCGACCTGGGGCTGTTGAGCCTGAACTTGCCGGGCTATATGCCGTTGCCGTCCGAAAAACAGGGCGACCTGAAAACCTACCTTGGCCAGATAACACCGGATGCGTTGCTGGCGGATCAGGTCAACTACTGGAAGAACACGCCGAAATTTTTTATCAGCATGATGAAAAGCTTCTGGGGCGATCACGCGCAGGCCGCCAACAACTGGGGTTATGACTGGCTGCCGAAGTGGGATCGCAGCTATGACGTGATGGCCCAGACCGAGCTGATGCTGGACGGCAAAATGAACGGCTACATCGTGCAGGGCTTCAACCCGCTGGCGGCGTTCTCCAACAAGAACAAGGCCACCGCCGCGCTGTCGAAACTGAAATACATGGTGGTTATCGACCCGCTGGCGACCGAAACGTCTACCTTCTGGCAGAACCACGGCGAGTTTAATGACGTGAATTCGGCCGAGATTCAGACCGAAGTGTTCCGCCTGCCATCGAGCTGTTTTGCTGAAGAAAACGGTTCTATCGCCAACTCCGGGCGCTGGTTGCAATGGCACTGGGCGGCGGCCGAGCCACCGGCTGAGGCGCTGCACGACGCGAAAATCCTCGGCCGCCTGATGACGCGCCTGCGTGAACTGTACCGCGAAGAGGGCGGCGTGTACCCGGAACCGGTGCTGAACATCAACTGGAACTATCAGGACCCGGAAGACCCGACGCCGGAAGAGATTGCCCGCGAAGCCAACGGCATGGCGCTTTCGGACGTGTTCGACGACAAAGGCGCGCTGCTGCTGAAAAAAGGCCAGCAACTGGCGGACTTCTCGCAACTGCGCGACGACGGCAGCACCGCCAGTTTCTGCTGGATTTACGCCGGTAGCTGGACTGAGGCCGGCAACCAGATGGCTAACCGCGACAATACCGACGTCGGTCTGGGCTGTACGCCGGGCTGGGCCTGGTGCTGGCCGCAGAACCGCCGCATTCTGTACAACCGCGCCTCAGCGGATTTGCAGGGCAAACCCTGGGACAGCAAACGCAAGCTGCTGGAATGGACCGGCCAGAAATGGAAGGGCATCGACGTGCCGGACTTCGCCGTTACGGTGCCGCCGGGC is from Dickeya dianthicola NCPPB 453 and encodes:
- a CDS encoding helix-turn-helix domain-containing protein, which produces MSKPQYINDVNGKPQFVVLPIDVYESLLSNDESGYESIPYTADGHDDETVPNEVVNIMFRDDISLLAAWRVYRGLSQYDVAERLGTTQSAVSQWEAKDSRPQKKTRQKLAELYGCQPEQMIL
- a CDS encoding type II toxin-antitoxin system RelE family toxin; translation: MVKVIWSRKALKQRLTIDKRYQNAISEKVTELENFPAVRLDIVPLKGKESMFRMRVGDYRIIFQIIKGEPVICEIKEVKRRTSTTY
- a CDS encoding MBL fold metallo-hydrolase, coding for MADPQAKHYSPETGRFFNPQPSTAPRMSLWQTLSLIWRLGFQRKGRVPDQRLPTQSPDLQAFLAADERLKFIWFGHSTLLLNLDDTRILIDPVFSASVSPFSFMFRRFQPPALAREALPDIDIILLSHDHYDHLDEQTIRAFRDTATRFIAPLKVGEHLKKWGIAAQRIQELDWYQSHTLNGITFTATPSHHFSGRSLSGRNTTLWASWVIQGQRERLFFSGDSGYGEHFRHIGERFGPFSLAFVENGQYNHRWPDSHMHPEQTVQAAQDLRARLFMPVHWGMFALAFHDWADPVRRSSQLARERQLPIIMPMLGEVVTLGAPTATPAWWEKCADARQASLITDTAVQDVE
- the fdnG gene encoding formate dehydrogenase-N subunit alpha, with product MQVNRRGFFKVCAGGMAGTTLAVLGFTPTEAMASVRQYKLLRAKETRNNCTYCSVGCGLLMYSLGDGAKNAKPAIFHIEGDPDHPVSRGSLCPKGAGLVDYIHSEGRLKYPEYRAPGSDKWQRISWDDAIERIARLMKKDRDANFERLNAKGALVNRWLTTGMLCSSAASNETGVLDQKFARSLGMVAIDCQARLCHGPTVAALAPTFGRGAMTNNWVDIKNANVIIVMGGNAAEAHPVGFKWAVEAKTHNDAKLIVVDPRFNRSAAVADLYAPIRAGSDAAFLLGVVNYLITHDKIHHEYVKSYTSASLIVREDFSFDEGLFSGYNSQTHQYDKSSWQYELGADGFAKRDMTLSHPRCVWNLLKKHVARYTPEMVTSLCGTPAKAYEEICQSLASTCVPNKTATFMYALGWTHHTNGAQIIRAAAMIQLLLGNIGMAGGGINALRGHSNIQGYTDLGLLSLNLPGYMPLPSEKQGDLKTYLGQITPDALLADQVNYWKNTPKFFISMMKSFWGDHAQAANNWGYDWLPKWDRSYDVMAQTELMLDGKMNGYIVQGFNPLAAFSNKNKATAALSKLKYMVVIDPLATETSTFWQNHGEFNDVNSAEIQTEVFRLPSSCFAEENGSIANSGRWLQWHWAAAEPPAEALHDAKILGRLMTRLRELYREEGGVYPEPVLNINWNYQDPEDPTPEEIAREANGMALSDVFDDKGALLLKKGQQLADFSQLRDDGSTASFCWIYAGSWTEAGNQMANRDNTDVGLGCTPGWAWCWPQNRRILYNRASADLQGKPWDSKRKLLEWTGQKWKGIDVPDFAVTVPPGKDTMPFIMLPEGVARLFSLDKLTDGPFPEHYEPIETPIGTNPLHPAVVSNPAARLFARDAKTMGKASDFPYVATTYSITELFRHWTKHARLNAIVQPEQFVEIGENLAKSKGIQAGDMVKVSCQRGYIKAKAVVTKRIKTLTVAGKAIETVGIPCHWGFEGATRKGFLANTLTPSVGDANSQTPEYKAFLVNVEKV